One segment of Vibrio orientalis CIP 102891 = ATCC 33934 DNA contains the following:
- a CDS encoding Trm112 family protein — protein sequence MDHRLLEIVACPVCKGKLTFDKDKQELVCKFDRLAYPIKEGIPVLLEPEARKISMDEGR from the coding sequence ATGGATCACCGTCTACTTGAGATTGTTGCCTGTCCGGTATGTAAAGGGAAACTAACCTTTGATAAGGACAAGCAAGAGTTAGTTTGTAAGTTTGATCGTTTGGCTTACCCAATTAAAGAAGGTATCCCTGTATTGTTAGAGCCAGAAGCTCGCAAAATTAGCATGGACGAGGGTAGATAA
- the lpxK gene encoding tetraacyldisaccharide 4'-kinase — protein sequence MIEKIWFENHPVKYLLWPLLWPLSVLFGWISKNRRHQYQTDKKASYRPPVPVIVVGNITAGGNGKTPVVIWLVEQLQQLGYKPGVVSRGYGAKAPSYPLMVEAETSPKHCGDEPKLIYKRTGAPVSVSPIRSDAVKALLKYDVDIIITDDGLQHYALERDIEIVVIDGKRRFGNECLIPLGPLRESVERLSEVDLLITNGGQALGGEASMSLVPTMAVNLMTGERKAVTELKEGLVAMAGIGHPPRFFNTLAQLGATPVVAQGFADHKDFEPSQLDALAAQGKHLIMTEKDAVKCAHYAKENWWYLPVNAEFSATDEVRILDKIKEVKEKYGSPST from the coding sequence TTGATTGAGAAAATTTGGTTTGAAAACCACCCAGTTAAATATCTACTGTGGCCATTATTATGGCCTCTTAGTGTCCTGTTTGGTTGGATAAGCAAAAACCGTCGCCATCAATATCAAACAGACAAGAAAGCGTCCTATCGTCCGCCTGTACCTGTTATCGTTGTCGGTAACATTACAGCTGGTGGTAATGGCAAAACACCTGTTGTGATCTGGTTGGTTGAGCAGTTGCAACAGCTTGGTTATAAGCCTGGTGTCGTATCGCGTGGCTACGGAGCTAAAGCGCCTTCTTACCCACTAATGGTTGAAGCTGAAACGTCGCCAAAACATTGTGGCGATGAGCCCAAATTGATTTATAAGCGCACAGGTGCGCCAGTTTCGGTCTCTCCTATTCGTAGTGATGCGGTTAAGGCCCTGCTGAAGTACGATGTCGATATCATCATTACCGATGATGGTCTGCAACATTACGCGTTGGAGCGAGATATTGAGATCGTGGTAATCGATGGTAAACGTAGATTCGGTAATGAATGCTTAATTCCTCTGGGCCCGCTTAGAGAGTCGGTAGAACGTCTGTCTGAGGTGGATTTGTTGATTACCAATGGTGGTCAAGCGCTCGGTGGTGAAGCAAGCATGTCATTGGTCCCTACGATGGCTGTGAACTTAATGACTGGAGAGCGTAAAGCAGTCACAGAGTTGAAAGAGGGGTTGGTTGCGATGGCGGGGATTGGCCATCCACCGAGATTCTTCAATACTCTTGCTCAGCTTGGTGCAACTCCAGTTGTCGCACAAGGTTTTGCTGACCATAAAGATTTTGAACCGTCACAGTTAGATGCGTTAGCCGCACAAGGTAAGCACCTAATTATGACTGAAAAAGACGCAGTAAAATGCGCACATTACGCAAAAGAGAATTGGTGGTACCTACCAGTGAATGCTGAGTTTAGTGCGACTGATGAAGTGCGTATTTTAGATAAGATTAAAGAGGTTAAGGAAAAGTATGGATCACCGTCTACTTGA
- a CDS encoding YeaH/YhbH family protein has product MAQFIDRRLNGKNKSAVNRQRFLRRHKEQIKESVADAVNRRSITNTETGEDVSIPHKDIKEPVFHQGKGGLKERVHPGNDQFITGDKIERPKGGGQGGGSGQGDASADGEGEDDFVFQISKDEYLDILFEDLELPNLEKNQINKITEWKTHRAGYQTAGVPANIAIVKSLQQSLARRTAMTAGKKRMLRELEEELDQVKMSEPAQMLEEKRLQDEIKNLRRKIECVPFIDTFDLRFKNYERRPIPSSQAVMFCLMDVSGSMDQATKDIAKRFYVLLYLFLTRTYENVEVVFIRHHTQAKEVDEHEFFYSQETGGTIVSSALKLMNEIVADRYPVGEWNIYAAQASDGDNWADDSPRCRELLTKHLLPNCQYYSYIEITRRSHQTLWHEYEKLEGGFPNFAMKNIRSVEDIFPVFRELFKKETA; this is encoded by the coding sequence ATGGCGCAATTTATTGACCGACGACTGAACGGCAAAAATAAGAGTGCTGTAAACCGCCAGCGCTTTTTACGCCGCCATAAAGAGCAGATCAAAGAATCTGTTGCTGATGCGGTGAATCGCCGTTCAATAACCAATACTGAAACGGGCGAAGATGTCTCTATTCCTCATAAAGACATAAAAGAACCAGTGTTCCACCAAGGTAAAGGGGGACTCAAAGAACGTGTTCACCCGGGTAACGACCAATTTATCACTGGCGATAAAATCGAACGGCCTAAAGGTGGCGGCCAAGGCGGTGGTTCTGGTCAAGGTGATGCCAGTGCCGACGGAGAAGGAGAAGATGATTTTGTATTTCAGATCTCCAAAGATGAGTATCTAGATATTCTGTTTGAAGACCTAGAACTTCCTAATCTGGAAAAGAACCAAATTAACAAAATCACCGAATGGAAAACGCACAGAGCCGGTTACCAAACCGCTGGTGTACCTGCCAACATTGCCATCGTCAAATCATTACAACAATCTTTAGCGCGCCGCACAGCGATGACTGCGGGTAAAAAGCGCATGCTTCGAGAACTCGAAGAGGAACTCGACCAGGTAAAAATGAGCGAACCTGCACAGATGCTGGAGGAGAAACGCTTACAAGACGAAATTAAGAACTTGCGCAGAAAAATAGAGTGTGTCCCATTCATCGATACCTTCGATTTGCGCTTTAAAAACTATGAACGACGTCCTATTCCATCTAGCCAAGCCGTGATGTTCTGTTTGATGGATGTCTCTGGTTCAATGGACCAAGCAACGAAAGACATTGCTAAACGTTTCTACGTCTTACTCTACTTATTCCTGACACGAACCTATGAAAATGTTGAAGTGGTTTTCATTCGCCACCACACTCAAGCAAAAGAGGTCGACGAACATGAGTTTTTCTACTCGCAAGAGACTGGGGGAACCATTGTTTCAAGTGCGCTGAAGCTAATGAATGAAATCGTCGCTGACCGCTACCCTGTCGGAGAGTGGAATATATACGCAGCCCAAGCATCGGATGGCGATAACTGGGCCGATGATTCTCCACGCTGTCGAGAGCTATTAACCAAGCATCTACTGCCAAACTGTCAGTACTATTCGTACATAGAGATCACTCGCCGTTCTCACCAAACCTTATGGCATGAGTATGAAAAGCTAGAGGGGGGATTTCCTAACTTTGCGATGAAAAACATCCGCAGTGTTGAAGATATCTTCCCTGTATTCAGAGAGCTTTTCAAAAAGGAAACCGCTTAG
- a CDS encoding SpoVR family protein, with the protein MTTKTKKPTKSKALPDGPDWTFDLLERYHVEIKRVADHYKLDAYPNQIEVITSEQMMDAYSSIGMPINYNHWSFGKKFIQTEQGYKHGQMGLAYEIVINSNPCIAYLMEENTVTMQALVMAHACYGHNSFFKGNYLFQTWTDASSIIDYLLFAKNYIAECEQKYGVQEVENLLDSCHALMNFGVDRYKRPEKISIAEEKSRQEEREAYLQSQVNDLWRTVPKSKVEPESQKVRFPSEPQENILYFIEKHAPLLESWQREIVRIVRKSSQYFYPQKQTQVMNEGWATYWHYTILNHLYDEGLVTDRFILEFLHSHTGVVAQPAYNSPYFSGINPYALGFAMFRDIRRICEEPTDEDREWFPDLAGSDWLEAMHFAMKNFKDESFISQYLSPKLMRDFKLFAIVDDDRKNYIEVSAIHDDSGYRAIREKLAAQYNLSNLEPNIQVFNVDVRGDRSLTLQYVPHDRIPLDESYDEVLKHLYRLWGFDVILEEVKDTGRREILTTCPKRGDYDAKI; encoded by the coding sequence ATGACAACAAAAACCAAAAAGCCAACCAAATCCAAAGCACTACCTGACGGGCCAGATTGGACATTCGATCTGCTAGAGCGCTATCACGTAGAAATTAAACGGGTCGCTGATCACTATAAATTAGACGCTTACCCCAATCAGATAGAAGTCATCACCTCTGAACAAATGATGGACGCCTATTCGAGCATAGGTATGCCAATTAACTACAACCATTGGTCATTTGGTAAGAAATTTATTCAAACTGAACAGGGCTACAAACACGGCCAAATGGGCCTTGCGTATGAGATTGTTATTAACTCCAATCCATGTATCGCTTATTTGATGGAAGAGAATACCGTTACGATGCAAGCATTGGTAATGGCACATGCTTGCTATGGCCATAATTCCTTCTTTAAAGGTAATTACCTATTCCAAACATGGACTGACGCTAGCTCCATTATCGATTATCTATTGTTTGCCAAGAACTACATCGCTGAGTGTGAACAAAAATATGGCGTTCAAGAAGTCGAAAACTTACTCGATTCTTGTCACGCTTTGATGAATTTTGGTGTCGACCGCTACAAGCGACCAGAGAAAATCTCAATTGCAGAAGAGAAATCAAGACAAGAAGAGCGTGAGGCTTACTTACAGTCACAGGTAAACGACCTATGGCGAACCGTCCCTAAGTCTAAAGTTGAGCCAGAAAGTCAAAAGGTGCGCTTTCCATCCGAGCCTCAAGAAAACATCCTCTATTTCATAGAAAAACATGCCCCGCTATTAGAGTCATGGCAGCGTGAAATCGTGCGTATTGTGCGTAAAAGTAGCCAATACTTTTATCCACAAAAACAGACGCAGGTCATGAACGAAGGCTGGGCGACCTACTGGCACTACACCATTCTTAACCACTTATATGACGAAGGACTGGTTACCGATAGGTTTATTCTTGAGTTCCTGCACAGCCACACCGGTGTCGTCGCACAGCCAGCATATAACAGCCCTTACTTCAGCGGCATAAACCCTTATGCCTTGGGCTTTGCAATGTTCCGCGATATCAGACGTATCTGTGAAGAACCGACTGATGAAGATAGAGAGTGGTTCCCTGACCTTGCTGGCTCTGATTGGTTAGAAGCTATGCATTTTGCGATGAAAAACTTCAAAGACGAGAGCTTCATCAGTCAATACCTTTCACCAAAATTGATGCGAGATTTTAAACTGTTTGCCATCGTCGATGATGATCGTAAAAATTATATCGAAGTGAGTGCTATTCATGATGATAGTGGCTATCGTGCCATTCGAGAGAAACTCGCCGCTCAATATAACCTGAGTAACTTAGAACCGAATATCCAAGTGTTTAATGTCGATGTCCGTGGTGATCGTTCGCTAACACTTCAATATGTTCCCCACGATCGAATTCCACTCGACGAAAGCTACGATGAAGTATTGAAACACTTGTATCGCTTATGGGGATTTGACGTTATTTTAGAGGAAGTGAAAGATACCGGAAGACGTGAAATCCTGACCACGTGTCCAAAACGCGGCGATTATGACGCAAAAATTTAA
- the kdsB gene encoding 3-deoxy-manno-octulosonate cytidylyltransferase, with product MSFTVVIPARYQSTRLPGKPLADIGGKPMIEWVYEQAIQAGADQVIVATDDNRVEQAVKAFGGQVCMTSPDHESGTERLAEVVEEMAIADDHIIVNVQGDEPLIPPSIITQVADNLASSQAPMATLAVEISDEAEVFNPNAVKVLTDKDGYAMYFSRATIPWDRDNFAKQDKTIAQPLMRHIGIYAYRAGFINTYINWEPTALEKIECLEQLRVLWYGEKIHVEVAKQAPAAGVDTPEDLEVVRSIIAKR from the coding sequence ATGTCATTCACTGTTGTTATTCCTGCGCGTTATCAGTCGACTCGACTGCCGGGTAAGCCTCTTGCCGATATTGGTGGTAAGCCAATGATCGAATGGGTTTACGAGCAAGCCATTCAAGCAGGGGCTGATCAAGTTATCGTCGCGACGGATGACAATCGTGTGGAACAAGCCGTTAAAGCATTTGGCGGTCAAGTTTGTATGACTTCTCCTGATCACGAATCAGGTACCGAGCGACTGGCTGAAGTTGTCGAGGAAATGGCCATTGCTGATGATCATATTATCGTTAACGTACAAGGCGATGAGCCGTTAATTCCACCGTCAATCATTACTCAAGTCGCTGACAACTTGGCAAGCAGCCAAGCGCCTATGGCAACATTGGCGGTAGAGATTAGTGATGAAGCAGAAGTCTTTAATCCAAATGCGGTTAAAGTTCTTACGGACAAAGATGGTTACGCGATGTATTTCAGTCGTGCGACCATCCCGTGGGATCGAGACAACTTCGCTAAGCAAGATAAGACGATTGCGCAGCCATTAATGCGCCATATTGGTATTTATGCTTACCGCGCAGGTTTTATTAATACCTACATAAACTGGGAACCGACGGCGCTTGAGAAGATTGAGTGTTTAGAGCAGCTACGTGTGCTTTGGTACGGTGAAAAGATCCATGTAGAAGTCGCGAAACAAGCTCCTGCTGCTGGAGTGGATACGCCGGAAGACTTAGAAGTCGTTCGTAGTATCATCGCAAAGCGATAA